The sequence ttgggcggccgtcttggtcgtgctcgatggtgatgcgagtccgactgtggctaacagccggatccttgtctttccttTCGCGGacaccgccagtcggcgtccgagacatcgcgccttgatctcggcggggaggcaagtcatcgttttgtcgttgcggcgcctccgtgcggcagccggcttcgttctgcgcggcagccgcgtcgaggagccgctgaactcgctccgtcatcaggcggctctcttcgccttcgaagttgtctagcTCATCCGCCACCGCCTGGgcagcgcggatgttctccgcaggcgtggcgtacacagggcgattggccccgaacaggttggcgatggtcgcgccacgccgCTGGACCATGCCTAGGCGGCTGGGCCcagttggagccggcgagccgcccacagcatgatccatctcacgctggtaggcttctgacaagcgtctcatgcttgccagcttcttcgcgcccttgacgagctgaaggcggcgcgcctccagggtcttggcgtcagcgtcttccggaatgggcgcggtcaggtctcgtagagccgcatcgagtgggtcatgagctccttcaccggaatgctcgccatgactgatgacgagcaactccgtgacggcgcttccgccgctctccttGTGAGGGAGCGGCTCAttgtagaccaccatgttggtggggaatgcgtcgagtgacacggcgtcggagtcgaccagcatcgggtcggtggagcctacggactccaagtccatggcaggctcgccagtgacgtggagttggtcgaggaggcccgcgaggaggctctcggggccgcccgtgcctgcgtcggatgcaggctcgtcgaaGATGCAGACCTCGCCAAGGAAATCGGCAAGGCAGCTCGCCGCACAGGCATCgtcgatgccttgcagcgcgtcggggcaagcgccatcgggtgtgccgggctggctacgctcgctggggaggaaaagggttcccgtctagagcaggtctccggacgatggtgcacctcgccccacggtgggcgccaaatgtcgggggttgggtgcgacatatgccaaaggatggcttgtcatggtgggggcgagtagaacatcgccggtgcccggaaacggaatgaggcgaagtcatgcacgccggcggatcttacccagcctcggggctctccgaggagataacacccctactgcttctctgcggggtcttcgcatgatcactaaggcaaagtgagtacaaggttgctcctcgagctgtattctggaggtaagagaaggcgaggctagctctctccttcctatatgatctggtctagcgctaatggattccaaccctttgcatgggtgccctgggggggtttatataggcctaccccccaggggtacaatggtaatccggttgggtgcgggtcccagccgtctgtctctcaggctgccgtcttctccgccgattggtggggcccgccgattggtgggccccgccgacagaCCCTgtactgtagtcgtgcttctaatgacgctggcttggtcatggggtcatggcaacagtgccgccgcctgacagacgatcactgtcgccattccccgtcttgtctggttaatggcgtgcggggcccgtgggaggggccgaccGACTCCCACGGATCCGTCTTCGGGGCGTTCTCGCCGTCTTCTGTGCTcccgctgacgggcgggtcccgccgtctctgggccgtacaggtaggtcgtcgtgggcacagtgcgccgcccactgaggctgaggttagggcaggcatggcaacagtgccgcgccacgatggagatctccagcgatacggcgcactgtagccatgccagcccctcgtaaGCAGGGTAGGGACGGCCACGCTATGTCCGTACCCCGCcccgtccatcgtggcgaaggcaggagatggttggagtcgcgggccgactcccctcagccggcttctctggaagtcgtcagctgagagtcggcttatcttggagtcgcccctgggactcggcttatcttggagtcgtccctgggactcggcttgaggggcgcagcctgccccgatgtcttcaaaggttcaggggctcgggttagcctacccgtggcccattactccgacagctcTTGTGTTTTGGAACACCGTTTGTGGAACGGTGTGTTTGCTACTTGTGTGTTGGAACTCCGTTTGTAGCTTATTTGTGGAACGGTGTGTTTGCTACTTGTGTGTTGGAACTCTGTTTGTAGCTTATTTGTGGAACGGTGTGTTTGCTACTTGTGTGTGTGTGGAACTTCGTTTTCTAATTAGTTGAACTCTGTTTGCTATTTGTGGAACTCCGTGGAACTCCGTTTACTAATTAGTTGAAATTCGTTTGAAATGTTCTTTGCACTTCAAGTTTTGTTAATGTGTATGGGATGCCCAAATTTAATTATTTAAGATCTCTGATATTACTGTCATATTTGTGAAACTTATTGTGATATTGTTTTTGAAAAGAAGCAAGCAAATGAACTTGAAACAATaaaacacaggaccctaccgccagggaccctggcggtagAATCACACAGCCTACCGCCAACCCCCCTGACGGTAGGATGAACCTACCGCCAGAGCCTTTTCATATTTCGTTATAGAAGGTTTGCACTGCAAAACCCAGCCACACCCTACTGCCAGGGTCTCTGGTGGTAGGGTtaaacagcctaccgccagggaatctggcggtagggtacttatccacgtcagctcgGGCAAacggccgccgccccctccgtcgcaccctactgccagggaccctggcggtaggctgtctaaccctaccgccagatcCCCTGACGGTAGCAAAGGGTCAAATCCTGAATTTTTTTCAACCAGGATCAGATCCTGAATTTGTATTGCAAaaaggtcaaaacacgaaatttggccAGTACTCCACTCCTCTCATTCTCCCTCTGCCTTGTTCCGTAACCCAAACGGCAGTCGACGGCGGGCCGAGGCGGGCGGATAGCTCCGTCGACTCCGCCCCATTCCGCCCCTATCCAGAGACGCCGTGAGCAACTTTGGTTCCGCATCCCAACGCAGGAAGCAACCGCGGCCAAATTCGCCCCGGACGGACGGTGGCGTGTCCTCCACTTCCGTTCCGGCACTACCACCACGCAGCAAGAATAGGAGGAAGCCTCTGCTGGACCGGGGCCCCGCACACTCTACATACGACGAcgcctccacactccacatcctaGGTAGAAGCGAGTGTGAAGCGCGCGCGCCGGGAGGGAGAGGGCGGAGATGGCGGCGATAATATCGCGGCGGGGTGCGGcgcgggcgctggcgctggcgatGGCGCGGAGGGGGATGTGCTCCGCCCCGGCACCCGCGGCGGCGCTGTCGTCGGAGGAGCTCATACGGATGGAGCAGGACTGCAGCGCGCACAAGTACGGTGACTGCTTGCTTCTAGATCGCACCCTCTCCCCGCCTTCCCGCACCGTCGCACGCCTTGTGCTTGCGTAAATGTCTTAGCGGCAAATTCTGTCGATCATTTCTCCGATCGCGGCGCTTTAGGTTCGGGTTCGTGTGAGCTGGAGTTATCTTCGATTTATATTCTTCTTCGGCACTTCATCTTGAGATAGTAGCGCGGTTCCGCGAACGGAGTAATCAATCACTAAATTGGGCTTGCAGAAACGTTTTTCAACAGATCCTCGCATGTCAAATTTGGGATGCTTGTTTATTACTGAGTAGTACCGCCTGTATACACAACTGCAGTTTCTGTATATCCTAGTAGTGACAGTGACTCAGTGTTGTCGCCTTTGTTTCGAACTAGTCTAAATCCGCACTTGCTTTAATACCTCGGATCGATTGCTGCTGCATTTGATTGGGATGTCGATATTTGTTAGTGCTTTCTTTGTTCTATTGGATGAAAAGTATATATGAGATTCTGACATTTCCGAATTACCTGCAAAATCATGCTTTCTATGTTGATGGTGCGATGACCCAAATTTCTAGTCTGAAATTCCTGCTGAGCTCAGCATTTCACTGCGTGCAGCTACCATCCGATTCCCATGGTGTTCTCCAAAGGGGAAGGATCGCATATATTGGACCCTGAAGGCAACAAATATATTGATTTTCTCTCTGCTTATTCTGCAGTCAATCAGGTTATTTTCTCTGCAATTAGACATTTTATCCAAGTGCTATTCGACCTTCACACTTCGGAATTAGTTGGTGTGCATTCTTTGAGACAACTTATTTATGCTCATGAATGATCTTGGTTTGTCAATTCTCTTGTAGGGCCATTGCCATCCAAAAGTCCTACGAGCTCTGATAGAACAAGCAGAAAGGCTTACACTTAGTTCCAGAGCTTTCTACAATGACAAATTCCCAGTCTTTGCGCAGTATTTGACGAGCATGTTTGGGTATGATATGATGTTGCCAATGAACACTGGAGCCGAAGGAGTGGAAACGGCTATTAAATTGGCAAGGAAATGGGGTTATGAAAAGAAGAATATACCAAAGAACGAGGTATAACTTCACGATATGATACATGTTTATTAGGGTTTTTCCAGTATTGGGATGTGGACCATGTGGTGGTGCGTCAATGGATTTCTAGCTCTGACTTGCATCTGTAGCATATTCTGTTCCCTAGATCGCCCGTTAACTGTTATAAGGCTTCttcccaaaaataaaaaataaataaaaataacacTGTCCCGGATGATGATGTTTGGTTAGTTTTTTTTTTCTAATCAATCAAGCAAGCAAATATatcctaaaatatttgtttgatgaCATATGAGAAGAAATGTGAGAGGAAAGCATCACATAACAGTAAAGTAAACGTGTCACAAGTCAAAAGTTCCTTCCTCCAACATCTTCAAAATAAGCGCATCATAGCCCCCAACTTAAGCCTACATGTGGTGCTCGGAGACATACCCATGCTTTGGTATGATGGTGTTGCTCCTAGATATATGCCCTTGCTTATTTTATCTGGATATCCTGAAAACACATATAGATATCATATCATTGTATTAAATAAATGAAAAACTTAATGACAGGTGCAAAAAAGCTGCTGAAGGAAAATTATCATATTTTATGTCTTGGCAAATGCAGTGGTTAATATCTTGAGAAGCTGGAAGCCCATTAATGCCTACTTTTGTCTAATGTTTGGAGTTTTGCAGGCTTTGATTGTCTCTTGCTGTGGATGTTTCCATGGTCGGACATTGGGCGTTATCTCTATGAGCTGTGACAATGATGCAACTCGTGGTTTTGGTCCTTTGGTTCCTGGTCATCTTAAAGTTGATTTTGGAGACATTGATGGGTTGGAGAAAATCTTTAAAGGTATTCGATCCATTGAGCTCTGTCAGGTACCAACTATATGCTACTGTTATTAGTGTGTAGAAGCATGCTGACAAATACTATTTGGTTCAGAGCATGGGGATCGTATATGCGGTTTTTTGTTTGAACCAATCCAAGGAGAAGCTGGGGTATGGATCTTTAAGTTACTGgcattttttcttttttgatatCCTCCCTTGCTAGTTATTTCCTGTATATAGCTAGAAACTAATTCTCCCCTAGTTGATGTTGCATAGTGGTACTGTGTTCATATCGAACTCAGTTTGAGAATTTAATGGACTGGAAGAGCTTATTAGCTCTGCATGATATGCACTTTCTGGGTACATCTAAGAGTATAACTAACGAATGATGTATATGCTCGAGCACATTTtcgaacttaactgtcaaaatgCATTAGATGTGGCAGCAATAAAATGATCAACAGTACAATAATAATCTTGCAAAATGGAAAGCAAATAGCAAGAAAATACTTTATGATATGGATAGACTTATGACATTAGGGGAATCCTTTCATTGCACACTGTCCTTGTTTATAGATTGCAAGTGATCAGATCCAAGCATTGCGATTTAATCACCGTGCCTTATCCTTAATTATTGCAAGACGTGTATATCTGGATATTTTAAATCATCTGCCAGTATTCTGATAACTTGAGAAGTTCATTTATGAAACAAAAAATATACAGTGAGTAATCAGTCCCTTTGCTAACCAAAGTGCTAAAAAGACAGGGCTAGTTTTACTATGGGTGACATTTATGGTGCCTGTATCCAAGTTTCtgttatatcatgattgtttgATGTCCTGATGCTACCATTTTTCTGAATATATCCTTAATTCTGCTGCAAATTCGTGTAGGTAATAATCCCACCAGATGGCTATTTGAAAGCTGTCAGAGATTTGTGTTCTAGGCACAACATTCTGATGATTGATGATGAGATCCAAACAGGCATAGCTCGAACTGGCAAAATGTTGGCATGCGATTGGGAAGATGTACGACCTGATATGGTGGTAAGTGTCTTTTCTGATACTCTCTACGTATCTTCTCTTCTCGCTTCACAAGTACCTGGTGGTGAGGTGGTACTCTCCATTTATCTCCTCTTCTACTACACGAGTACCTGGGGGGTGAGGTTTTCGTTTTGTTCTAGGATAACAACTACAGTTCTGATTTTTGACAATCTATCTCAACTCTCCAGATTCTAGGCAAGGCACTTGGTGCTGGAGTAGTTCCGGTCAGTGCAGTTCTGGCGGACAAGGATATCATGCTGTGTATCAAGCCGGGAGAACATGGAAGGTGTGAACCACTGTTAATTTTGTTTGTTTGAGTTCATTCCAAAGCAAGTTAAATGTAAGCTGATTCAGTTTTGTCTTTAGTGAGCATAAATCTCGACATGCTGACGTCTAGTTTTGACCATCACACTAGGAAATTACACTCTAGATTCAGCTGTATGATCTCTTTGTTATTTTCAGTGTTCTTTTTGTGTATGTCATGTTCCTGAAATTACTCTTATACTGTTACACTTGATCAAATGCAGTACATTTGGTGGAAACCCATTGGCAAGTGCTGTGGCAATCGCATCTCTGAAAGTGGTCAAGGATGAAGGTCTTGTTGAAAGGTACATTATTTTTTTACAAGAAACTCCAGTAACTGTCTAAATCATTTCTATTTCGAGATACATACAACTCTATTATCCTTTCTTCTTCTGACCATTTGCTTAATTGCAGAGCTGCGGAGTTAGGTCAGGAGTTCAGAGACCAGTTACAAAAAGTTCAACAGAAGTTTCCTCGTATTATCAGGGAAATACGTGGGAGAGGTTTGCTTAATGCAGTAGACCTAAGCAGCAAGGCTCTATACCCTGCTTCTGCATATGATATTTGCATCAAGCTAAAGGAGAGGGGCATTCTTGCAAAGCCCACGCATGACACCATAATCCGATTAGCCCCTCCCATTTCCATCAGGTATGACCCATTTGCCCATGTGTTATCATGCTTCGTTCTCTTGTTATTCAGAAGTCTGCATTTACTGACACCATATTATGTGATCGCGTTCGCTTGCTAATCCCCAAAACCTGTGGTTCCAGTCCTGAGGAGCTCGCAGAAGCATCAAAGGCACTCAGCGATGTGCTCGAGCATGACTTGCCGCAGTTGCAGAAGCAGATCAAGAAGCCAGACTCGGAGGCAAAAATACCAGTCTGTGATAGGTGCGGTCGGGATTTATAAGGGTGCATCCAAGCAGAGCTGAGGTACCAGCAATTTCAGAGACACAACAACCCCCCCGGAATAACAGAACATGGATTTCTCACTGGTATACCGCACCATGTCGCACACTCTGTTCAGAAAATGTGCCGTTGCTACATTGATTGTAAATAAATGGAATTTGTCTGTCGATCCATCTGCCCATTCTCGTTATTTGTAGTGATGTTGCTTCTCTTACCCCAtgctctgttggaaatatgagcaaattactacgagatttaatccgataaacagaagataaatcatgactacagtagcagagatcgaactaatcatgcaaactagcatagcagatgaacagattACATCTAGGGCatatactagaaacatgaattctatcaTGATTTCGAAT comes from Triticum aestivum cultivar Chinese Spring chromosome 5B, IWGSC CS RefSeq v2.1, whole genome shotgun sequence and encodes:
- the LOC123113202 gene encoding ornithine aminotransferase, mitochondrial, which gives rise to MAAIISRRGAARALALAMARRGMCSAPAPAAALSSEELIRMEQDCSAHNYHPIPMVFSKGEGSHILDPEGNKYIDFLSAYSAVNQGHCHPKVLRALIEQAERLTLSSRAFYNDKFPVFAQYLTSMFGYDMMLPMNTGAEGVETAIKLARKWGYEKKNIPKNEALIVSCCGCFHGRTLGVISMSCDNDATRGFGPLVPGHLKVDFGDIDGLEKIFKEHGDRICGFLFEPIQGEAGVIIPPDGYLKAVRDLCSRHNILMIDDEIQTGIARTGKMLACDWEDVRPDMVILGKALGAGVVPVSAVLADKDIMLCIKPGEHGSTFGGNPLASAVAIASLKVVKDEGLVERAAELGQEFRDQLQKVQQKFPRIIREIRGRGLLNAVDLSSKALYPASAYDICIKLKERGILAKPTHDTIIRLAPPISISPEELAEASKALSDVLEHDLPQLQKQIKKPDSEAKIPVCDRCGRDL